In Gossypium arboreum isolate Shixiya-1 chromosome 3, ASM2569848v2, whole genome shotgun sequence, the sequence CAATATTAATAGTTGAGTAaccaaaataaaaccaaatatttcaccaaaattttaaaactttttcttGTATTTGGATAATTCTTAAAGAGCAATATCAAAATTCGAGTCGAAAGATGTAGAGTTGGAGCGAGGCAAACAGAGAAAATTAATGCTTGTTTTACGAGTTCCGTCCAAATTTCAATTGTAAACTATTTAAACAACAGATGCAGCAGATTGCAATTaagtaaaagagaaaaaaaaatagttaaaGTTTAAAAGTGAAATCAACAGATTTTAAGGAAAGTTTTAGTAGAAAAGAAACTTTATGTCATTAGAATTTACACACCAAGTAATCAAAATTGGATACTTAAAACAATAGGCAGAAACTAATATATTCCTTCTACGTTGCTTAACACTTCTATATTTTTTTAAGGGACGTGGtccaaatacatgaaaaattttagaaaagaTTGAACATAACCATGTCAGATTTATTATCCTCTCTAGCACCTACACCCGGTCTGAGTAACATTTGAGTCCGAATCTGTAACAGGTAAATTTTTTTAAGACAGCTTACTAGCGCAATTGAAGGAACGTTACCTTCAAAAGGTATCAGATTAAGTTGCTCATCTGATTTAAACACTTCTCAACACGCCTCCAAGAACACCCCTCTGATTTTTCTTCTTTGACATAACCTGAAATCATATAGTCCAGAAATCAACCAAGTTGTTAAAGGCTCGGGTTAATTTTTTAGGTTTATGAGCTAGCATCCGAATAGAAACCGAACTTATGCAGTCGAATAAACTATGTTACTTGGAATTATGTTCATGTTGGATACAGATATAGATTTGATCATATGTAAAGGAATGTACAATAAACAAACCGAACTTACGCAGTTGACTAAACTTATGCATCCAAAGAGAAAGGAACCTATGAAGTAAAATAACTCATGTTACTTGGGCTTGATTGCTTGCTGGATAGGGATGTAAATTGGATCGTGTAAAAGAAAGTACAATATAAAAAGGAACTAATGCAGTTGAACAAATTATTTTACCCAGACTGAAGTGTCTGCCGGATACTATTATAAATCTGATCATGTAAAAGAATGTACTATAAGAAAAGGAACTTAAGCAGTTGAATAAATATATACATCCACATAGAAGAGGAACTTATGCAGTTGAATAGACTATATTATTCAGACTTAGGTGAGTGTTAGATACAGATATAGATTTACTCAAGCCGAGAGTGAAATGATACCTTCGAGAATGGGTGGGGCAAAGATGCCCGTCGCAAAGCCTTCCTGGGTTCTGTCAATTGTTGAATCTCTCGAAGCTGACTAGCAAGGTTTTCCAATATTTGTAACTGAAAGTGTTCCCCTTTCTTGCGCCCTGCCGGGAAGTTGAGCTTCTCTCTTCCTTTCTGTACAATCTTTAGCCTTTCTCTAAGCCAATCAACTTCATTATCGATTTTCAACCTCTCATAATCGAAAGCAGACATGGAATTTCTGCGCGAAATGGGAGGTAAAGATTTGACTCGTGAAGGACCACATGGTGGTAATCTGCCAGGTCGATCTAAACTGCTGCTTCTCCTGTAAGGCTCAGTTTCTAACCCACCAATGGTTCGGTTATTGCATGTCCGACACAAGTCAGATTCATCATTAATGACATGAACATCAAGAATATGATAATTGATTCCAGAATCTACTTGATGCAAATCTTCTGCATGCTTCTCctttttttcattattatatGGGAAAATTATTTTAGCCTCAGTTGCCTTTGGTGTCAAACATTGATGCGGACTGGTTTCTCTGTTTTGTTCCTCTTCTGCTATAGTGTTAATGGCTCTCTCAAGCAGATCAGATCTCGAATGAGTAGTTGACAGATTGGACTGAACATAACTTCCTTGATGATCGGGATTCTCGTTCTCACATGTCATTCCCCTCACCTCAAATTTTTGACTAATCTCATAATCATTTCTACATGGATTTGAGTGATTTTTTTCGATACTATAATTTAAAGAAGCAGTATCTTCATTAAGTTCTGAAACTGGTAATTCATTCCCAAAATCGACAGCATGATCAAGTGATCCAACAGATCCCATCCCATACTCTGAAAAATCAATGTTATGCACTGTCTTTTCCTTCTCCCCAACAGATTCAGCGATCTTCTTTGACATTACCAGTTGCTCCATATTCAAATTCTTTTGGTCATATATGGCTGCCATATCATACATATCCATATCTGATACCTCTTTTTCGCAAAACATTTGCTTGTAAGCTTCAACTTCTTTCTCCAAGAAATGCTTTTCTCTTTCTCTCCTTAATAAGATCTCTTTGAGAATGTTCATTTCTTCAGCATCATATGCAAATTTTTCCTCAATCATCCTCTGGTACTGCCTCGCTTCCATCTCGATTGTTGCCTTCTCCTCTTGCAGGCGCAATATCATTGCCATAGCCTCATCTGCAGCAGTTGCAGCAGCGATTCTCTCTTTCTCAAGCTCAAGGTACAGAGCAGCACGAGCGTCATTCTCTTCGCCTAGAGCTTGTTCTACTATTGCATTTTTGTCACTGCCATCAAAGTTCCAATCCGGCGTCAAGCACTTGAACTCAGCCACTGCTGGTTCCTTCTCAATTTTATTCTCTGTACAAGAGTCATCATCTATTTCAAAGCCCTGCAAACCTTGCTTTGGCAATTGAATCTCTTGTGACGTTTCCCGGCCATCTAAAATTACAGAACCATGCATGTTAGATGTGGTATTAGCAAGCACAAAAAATTATCATGTACATACCAGTCACTGTTCAGCACAGTTGAGAATTCGGAAAACTTCTCCCAAAAGAAAAATGTACCATGTACTTAGACTGCAAAGTAGGACTCAATAGCATTTAAAACATATTCCATCTTCCTTCATTCTCCTAGAAGAACAAGTCATTCAATATCTATTCAATACAggattggaaaattttaaataagataCACCTTTTAGAGATAGGAGTGGAACCAGACGAGGGTATGGCCTATTGCTTACAATCTTCTCTTGTCTTTCCGGTTAAATAAAAGATTTAGGTTCAAAAGAGGGAACTGGAAGATCCATTAATGCTACAATTCTTATGTGGTTCAACTCCCAAATCCTTTCTGTGCTGAAGTTTCAATGGAGTGAAAAATGAAGAAGATAACATATTGAGGATTACATTTATATTTCAAGGACTTTTGAGAGTCTAATTACCAGGTCGGAATTCTGATAGTTTATTTGATGATCATGGCTATGCACAGCTACGTTTTATACAACAGCAACTTAAAATTTACTGCATACACAAATAGTTTTGCCATTAACACACACATGGACACTGCGATACAGGTATAACTACGTATGAAGTTAATTCTAGAAACTTTATTAGTCCATGTTGCTCTGAACTACCTGTACCGGACACTTATAGGTTAGGCATAGCTATGGATGGCCGACCtcctaaaaatataaaagaaattagAGAAAAAAAAGACCAAAAGTTCGGGTAACATGGTAGTAAATCAGTTATCATGAATTCgat encodes:
- the LOC108461290 gene encoding uncharacterized protein LOC108461290, with protein sequence MACNAINSWTFTALVGAFLDLSIAYLFLCGSTLAYLASKFLGLFGKSLPCPCNGSFGHPHKNNCFQSMLVNNPHLKISSVQSSVKKKIPFYSIWSNFYDEDKDDWHSKFDNWQNGDVAMGGEAMFSSCNSKKNTIRANIGRFGNQRPRVGLRRRKRVANSYGGKFFSFPNDPLASINTTPTGLNPSITTPNDSEDGRETSQEIQLPKQGLQGFEIDDDSCTENKIEKEPAVAEFKCLTPDWNFDGSDKNAIVEQALGEENDARAALYLELEKERIAAATAADEAMAMILRLQEEKATIEMEARQYQRMIEEKFAYDAEEMNILKEILLRREREKHFLEKEVEAYKQMFCEKEVSDMDMYDMAAIYDQKNLNMEQLVMSKKIAESVGEKEKTVHNIDFSEYGMGSVGSLDHAVDFGNELPVSELNEDTASLNYSIEKNHSNPCRNDYEISQKFEVRGMTCENENPDHQGSYVQSNLSTTHSRSDLLERAINTIAEEEQNRETSPHQCLTPKATEAKIIFPYNNEKKEKHAEDLHQVDSGINYHILDVHVINDESDLCRTCNNRTIGGLETEPYRRSSSLDRPGRLPPCGPSRVKSLPPISRRNSMSAFDYERLKIDNEVDWLRERLKIVQKGREKLNFPAGRKKGEHFQLQILENLASQLREIQQLTEPRKALRRASLPHPFSKVMSKKKNQRGVLGGVLRSV